Proteins encoded within one genomic window of Ptiloglossa arizonensis isolate GNS036 chromosome 3, iyPtiAriz1_principal, whole genome shotgun sequence:
- the Rrp6 gene encoding exosome component Rrp6 isoform X2 — protein sequence MITFSFLTAKDENIKMLLNVMQRVLGTVGIKSNISNRDEEEKFDLLLEANDILLDKANVLMDEESGVAQNSNIELVVSCTKQQTINGSWNKRIDRLSQASDDAQTVRLLAGKNVQRPQLTFKDKIDNSSKPWCPRLQDKPNSLKPLDIYLEEDENGEEFNHPYEYELNAFVPPNDQLKKSEPIKYKALEETPLVIIENSSDIKLLLDDLKEYKEIAVDLEHHSYRSFQGITCLMQISTKDTDYLIDTLSLRSELHKLNEIFTKRTILKVFHGADLDIQWLQRDLSLYVVNMFDTHQAAKQLNLPYLSLAYLLKRYCNIDPNKHFQLADWRIRPLPNELQKYAREDTHYLLHIKDILRNALIDVASGQSNILKAVYDRSTDICKKTYVKPVWTDESCTSMYRKSQKMFNNKQLYALRELHKWRDLTAREEDDSTGYVLPNHMLLNIAETLPREMQGILACCNPIPPLVRQNLLKLHKIILKAKEQPLIKPVLDDLKQRLTQRNPITNSETWMYSPHDIPTGTEPRADLPCLLDEDNTSETTISNTRVRHTVTVFDSPVTSEDEGTTKDGRKNVGKKKFVFVSPFERYKRVIPMIAEEEARERERQKQEEDRGNKLKIEEREIIESKKKVYEHFKQLTQARVEGMLTKPSKKPSQIPLGQMQGRKRTRESNISKQDEKREKTNDNLLTPIPSLTTKIAQRLKGEPDGVERLIEEQKKQESLARIQEQVPDDDTVNSMRTRKKGDRKRILQTLRTKGLIPSTAFDYKMVDFSSFQGGSTNTSNQVNLEQAMKKKREKKPKRKKQKLNI from the exons ATGATTACGTTCAG TTTTCTTACCGCCAAGGATGAAAATATTAAGATGTTATTAAACGTTATGCAACGTGTATTGGGAACGGtaggaattaaaagtaatatttcgAATCGtgacgaagaagaaaaatttgatctGTTATTGGAAGCCAACGACATACTTTTGGATAAAGCT AATGTGTTAATGGACGAGGAATCTGGCGTTGCTCAAAATTCCAATATAGAATTAGTGGTAAGTTGTACCAAACAGCAAACGATCAACGGTAGTTGGAACAAACGAATCGATCGCCTGTCCCAAGCTTCCGACGATGCTCAAACTGTGCGCTTACTCGCGGGCAAAAATGTGCAGAGACCGCAGCTAACGTTCAAGGACAAAATCGATAATAGTTCGAAACCTTGGTGCCCTAGGCTCCAGGATAAGCCAAATTCTTTAAAACCGCTGGATATTTATTTGGAAGAGGACGAAAACGGTGAGGAGTTCAATCACCCGTACGAATACGAGTTGAACGCGTTTGTGCCTCCCAATGACCAATTAAAGAAATCTGAACCGATAAAGTATAAGGCTTTGGAAGAAACCCCGTtggtaattattgaaaattcgtCCGATATTAAATTGCTACTAGACGATCtaaaagaatataaagaaaTAGCTGTAGATTTGGAACATCATTCCTATAGAAGTTTTCAAGGGATAACTTGCTTAATGCAAATTTCTACCAAAGATACCGATTACTTAATAGATACTTTGTCGTTGCGATCGGAACTACACAAATTAAATGAAATCTTCACCAAGCGTACCATTCTAAAAGTATTTCACGGAGCCGATTTAGATATTCAATGGCTCCAAAGAGATTTGTCCCTCTACGTAGTAAATATGTTTGATACGCATCAGGCCGCAAAACAGCTAAATCTACCATATTTGAGTTTAGCGTACTTATTGAAACGTTATTGCAACATAGACCCCAACAAACATTTCCAACTGGCCGATTGGCGCATAAGACCTTTGCCGAATGAACTTCAAAAGTACGCCAGAGAAGATACTCATTACTTATTGCATATAAAGGATATTCTAAGAAATGCTTTAATAGACGTTGCTAGCGGACAATCGAATATCTTGAAAGCTGTTTACGACAGAAGTACAGATATATGTAAAAAGACTTACGTAAAACCAGTGTGGACCGACGAAAGCTGTACGAGTATGTACAGAAAGagtcaaaaaatgtttaataataaacAACTCTATGCTTTAAGAGAATTGCACAAATGGAGGGATCTGACCGCCAGAGAAGAAGACGATAGTACCGGTTATGTTTTGCCGAATCATATGCTTTTGAATATAGCCGAAACGTTACCTCGTGAGATGCAAGGAATTCTGGCGTGCTGCAACCCTATCCCTCCTTTGGTTCGGCAAAATTTATTAAAGCTgcacaaaataatattaaaagctAAGGAACAACCGCTTATTAAACCGGTCCTCGACGATCTCAAACAAAGATTAACCCAAAGAAATCCTATTACAAATTCGGAAACATGGATGTATTCTCCTCACGATATTCCGACCGGCACGGAACCAAGAGCCGATTTACCGTGTTTGTTAGACGAGGATAATACATCGGAGACGACGATTTCGAATACTCGTGTGAGGCATACGGTGACCGTGTTCGACAGTCCAGTTACATCCGAG GATGAGGGAACGACAAAGGATGGCCGAAAAAATGTTGGAAAGAAAAAGTTTGtcttcgtcagtccgtttgaGCGATATAAACGTGTTATACCTATGATAGCGGAAGAGGAAGCACGAGAAAGGGAGAGGCAAAAGCAGGAAGAAGATCGTGGAAATAAGCTGAAGAttgaagagagagaaataatcgaaagtaaaaagaaagtttACGAACATTTTAAACAATTGACTCAAGCCAGAGTAGAAGGAATGCTAACGAAGCCGTCgaagaaaccatcgcaaattcCTTTGGGTCAAATGCAAGGACGAAAAAGGACACGAGAGAGCAATATTAGCAAACAAGatgaaaaacgagagaaaactAATGACAATTTATTAACACCGATTCCATCTTTAACGACTAAAATTGCTCAAAGGTTAAAAGGTGAACCGGATGGAGTAGAACGTTTAATAGAGGaacaaaagaaacaagaaaGTTTAGCAAGAATTCAGGAGCAAGTTCCAGACGATGATACTGTTAATTCAATGCG GACAAGGAAGAAAGGGGACAGAAAACGCATACTTCAAACGTTACGAACGAAAGGTTTGATACCATCGACAGCTTTCGATTATAAAATGGTAGATTTTAGTTCTTTCCAAGGAGGTAGCACGAATACGTCTAACCAAGTGAACTTGGAACAAGCAATG aaaaagaaaagagagaagaaaccaAAgcggaagaaacaaaaattgaatatataa
- the Rrp6 gene encoding exosome component Rrp6 isoform X1 — MDTTEDWTGNCQVSLDDEMQKNEDQQVDPIVPGFANFDDYVQHAFNVIRIGIKAANNLPIGSNYRYYSCFPSFLTAKDENIKMLLNVMQRVLGTVGIKSNISNRDEEEKFDLLLEANDILLDKANVLMDEESGVAQNSNIELVVSCTKQQTINGSWNKRIDRLSQASDDAQTVRLLAGKNVQRPQLTFKDKIDNSSKPWCPRLQDKPNSLKPLDIYLEEDENGEEFNHPYEYELNAFVPPNDQLKKSEPIKYKALEETPLVIIENSSDIKLLLDDLKEYKEIAVDLEHHSYRSFQGITCLMQISTKDTDYLIDTLSLRSELHKLNEIFTKRTILKVFHGADLDIQWLQRDLSLYVVNMFDTHQAAKQLNLPYLSLAYLLKRYCNIDPNKHFQLADWRIRPLPNELQKYAREDTHYLLHIKDILRNALIDVASGQSNILKAVYDRSTDICKKTYVKPVWTDESCTSMYRKSQKMFNNKQLYALRELHKWRDLTAREEDDSTGYVLPNHMLLNIAETLPREMQGILACCNPIPPLVRQNLLKLHKIILKAKEQPLIKPVLDDLKQRLTQRNPITNSETWMYSPHDIPTGTEPRADLPCLLDEDNTSETTISNTRVRHTVTVFDSPVTSEDEGTTKDGRKNVGKKKFVFVSPFERYKRVIPMIAEEEARERERQKQEEDRGNKLKIEEREIIESKKKVYEHFKQLTQARVEGMLTKPSKKPSQIPLGQMQGRKRTRESNISKQDEKREKTNDNLLTPIPSLTTKIAQRLKGEPDGVERLIEEQKKQESLARIQEQVPDDDTVNSMRTRKKGDRKRILQTLRTKGLIPSTAFDYKMVDFSSFQGGSTNTSNQVNLEQAMKKKREKKPKRKKQKLNI; from the exons ATGGATACTACGGAAGACTGGACTGGTAATTGCCAGGTTTCGTTGGACGACGAAATGCAAAAGAACGAGGACCAACAAGTTGATCCGATTGTACCTGGATTTGCGAATTTCGATGATTACGTTCAG CATGCATTCAATGTTATAAGAATTGGGATTAAAGCTGCCAATAACTTACCGATTGGATCCAACTATCGTTATTATTCGTGTTTCCCCAGTTTTCTTACCGCCAAGGATGAAAATATTAAGATGTTATTAAACGTTATGCAACGTGTATTGGGAACGGtaggaattaaaagtaatatttcgAATCGtgacgaagaagaaaaatttgatctGTTATTGGAAGCCAACGACATACTTTTGGATAAAGCT AATGTGTTAATGGACGAGGAATCTGGCGTTGCTCAAAATTCCAATATAGAATTAGTGGTAAGTTGTACCAAACAGCAAACGATCAACGGTAGTTGGAACAAACGAATCGATCGCCTGTCCCAAGCTTCCGACGATGCTCAAACTGTGCGCTTACTCGCGGGCAAAAATGTGCAGAGACCGCAGCTAACGTTCAAGGACAAAATCGATAATAGTTCGAAACCTTGGTGCCCTAGGCTCCAGGATAAGCCAAATTCTTTAAAACCGCTGGATATTTATTTGGAAGAGGACGAAAACGGTGAGGAGTTCAATCACCCGTACGAATACGAGTTGAACGCGTTTGTGCCTCCCAATGACCAATTAAAGAAATCTGAACCGATAAAGTATAAGGCTTTGGAAGAAACCCCGTtggtaattattgaaaattcgtCCGATATTAAATTGCTACTAGACGATCtaaaagaatataaagaaaTAGCTGTAGATTTGGAACATCATTCCTATAGAAGTTTTCAAGGGATAACTTGCTTAATGCAAATTTCTACCAAAGATACCGATTACTTAATAGATACTTTGTCGTTGCGATCGGAACTACACAAATTAAATGAAATCTTCACCAAGCGTACCATTCTAAAAGTATTTCACGGAGCCGATTTAGATATTCAATGGCTCCAAAGAGATTTGTCCCTCTACGTAGTAAATATGTTTGATACGCATCAGGCCGCAAAACAGCTAAATCTACCATATTTGAGTTTAGCGTACTTATTGAAACGTTATTGCAACATAGACCCCAACAAACATTTCCAACTGGCCGATTGGCGCATAAGACCTTTGCCGAATGAACTTCAAAAGTACGCCAGAGAAGATACTCATTACTTATTGCATATAAAGGATATTCTAAGAAATGCTTTAATAGACGTTGCTAGCGGACAATCGAATATCTTGAAAGCTGTTTACGACAGAAGTACAGATATATGTAAAAAGACTTACGTAAAACCAGTGTGGACCGACGAAAGCTGTACGAGTATGTACAGAAAGagtcaaaaaatgtttaataataaacAACTCTATGCTTTAAGAGAATTGCACAAATGGAGGGATCTGACCGCCAGAGAAGAAGACGATAGTACCGGTTATGTTTTGCCGAATCATATGCTTTTGAATATAGCCGAAACGTTACCTCGTGAGATGCAAGGAATTCTGGCGTGCTGCAACCCTATCCCTCCTTTGGTTCGGCAAAATTTATTAAAGCTgcacaaaataatattaaaagctAAGGAACAACCGCTTATTAAACCGGTCCTCGACGATCTCAAACAAAGATTAACCCAAAGAAATCCTATTACAAATTCGGAAACATGGATGTATTCTCCTCACGATATTCCGACCGGCACGGAACCAAGAGCCGATTTACCGTGTTTGTTAGACGAGGATAATACATCGGAGACGACGATTTCGAATACTCGTGTGAGGCATACGGTGACCGTGTTCGACAGTCCAGTTACATCCGAG GATGAGGGAACGACAAAGGATGGCCGAAAAAATGTTGGAAAGAAAAAGTTTGtcttcgtcagtccgtttgaGCGATATAAACGTGTTATACCTATGATAGCGGAAGAGGAAGCACGAGAAAGGGAGAGGCAAAAGCAGGAAGAAGATCGTGGAAATAAGCTGAAGAttgaagagagagaaataatcgaaagtaaaaagaaagtttACGAACATTTTAAACAATTGACTCAAGCCAGAGTAGAAGGAATGCTAACGAAGCCGTCgaagaaaccatcgcaaattcCTTTGGGTCAAATGCAAGGACGAAAAAGGACACGAGAGAGCAATATTAGCAAACAAGatgaaaaacgagagaaaactAATGACAATTTATTAACACCGATTCCATCTTTAACGACTAAAATTGCTCAAAGGTTAAAAGGTGAACCGGATGGAGTAGAACGTTTAATAGAGGaacaaaagaaacaagaaaGTTTAGCAAGAATTCAGGAGCAAGTTCCAGACGATGATACTGTTAATTCAATGCG GACAAGGAAGAAAGGGGACAGAAAACGCATACTTCAAACGTTACGAACGAAAGGTTTGATACCATCGACAGCTTTCGATTATAAAATGGTAGATTTTAGTTCTTTCCAAGGAGGTAGCACGAATACGTCTAACCAAGTGAACTTGGAACAAGCAATG aaaaagaaaagagagaagaaaccaAAgcggaagaaacaaaaattgaatatataa